One Saccharomycodes ludwigii strain NBRC 1722 chromosome VI, whole genome shotgun sequence DNA segment encodes these proteins:
- a CDS encoding FAD-binding oxidoreductase (similar to Saccharomyces cerevisiae YDL174C | DLD1 | D-Lactate Dehydrogenase), whose protein sequence is MIIKPYTGLIPRLALKLQRLKSLDNNNIVNKTCFIRFVTNSSKFQNLKTQQPPSPVTNSKTKKKTYFVPVSIGILIGIALSIGIFKNETSNVSLHQIFPSDSTTPLASLQPPKYGSDDDLEKCILELGKILTRDQITNSIPQIISHSDNGYCRTKPLPSQKPRYIVYPTSTEEVSKIMKIVHKYSIPVVPYGGGTSLEGHIFSTRSGIVLDISRMNKILEVYPEDLDATVQAGVGWQQLNEYLAKQGLESLKLGCDCGPGANICGMIATNASGIGAVKGGSMVRNVISITAVLADGTIIKTKNRPRKTSAGYNLNGLLVGSEGTLAIVTECTVKLQVVAPVETVAVAQFPSVVDCTKCVSELFRKGIVLDAVELLDDNMMRIINESGLVTRKWGQFPTLFFKIGGLNKTVLNEVVKEVTAVSKKNNCKNFDFAKNEDEQKELFDARKNALYIMLAYAQTNIHEDAKMWITDVAVPLSKLASVVKELQDIIKESPFEGMVLGHVGDGNLHANLFYTPDQVDKCRDIAHEMTKVGIANEGTCTGEHGIGNGKRDLLELEVGPDTISTMRKIKLALDSRRILNPDKVFKIDPLDENP, encoded by the coding sequence ATGATTATTAAACCCTACACAGGTTTAATACCTAGGCTAGCTTTAAAATTGCAACGTTTGAAGTCTctagataataataacatcgTTAATAAAACATGTTTTATACGTTTTGTTACTAATAGTAGCAAATTTCAAAACCTCAAAACGCAGCAACCCCCAAGTCCAGTTACAAACAgcaaaacgaaaaaaaaaacatactTTGTTCCTGTTTCAATTGGCATTCTAATTGGAATTGCATTATCCATCggtattttcaaaaatgaaaCATCAAATGTCAGCCTCCACCAAATTTTTCCTTCCGACTCCACAACTCCTTTGGCCTCTTTGCAACCTCCGAAATATGGTTCAGATGATGATTTGGAAAAGTGTATATTAGAGCTTGGCAAGATTTTAACTAGGGatcaaataacaaattcTATCCCACAAATTATCTCACACAGCGACAATGGCTACTGTCGGACAAAACCGTTACCTTCACAAAAGCCTAGATATATTGTTTATCCAACCTCCACTGAAGAAGTTTCtaaaattatgaaaatCGTCCATAAATATTCCATCCCGGTCGTACCCTACGGCGGTGGTACATCTTTAGAGGGCCATATCTTCTCCACTAGGTCTGGTATTGTTTTAGATATCAGTAGGatgaataaaattttagagGTTTATCCAGAGGATTTGGACGCTACTGTTCAAGCAGGTGTAGGTTGGCAACAATTGAATGAATATTTAGCTAAACAGGGATTAGAATCTTTGAAATTGGGCTGTGATTGTGGCCCTGGTGCCAATATTTGTGGTATGATCGCTACTAATGCGTCTGGTATTGGAGCTGTCAAAGGCGGTAGCATGGTTCGTAATGTCATCTCAATTACTGCTGTATTAGCTGATGgtaccattattaaaaccaaaaatcGTCCTAGAAAAACGAGCGCTGGTTATAACTTAAACGGACTGTTAGTTGGTAGCGAAGGTACTCTGGCCATTGTCACCGAGTGTACTGTCAAACTGCAGGTTGTTGCTCCTGTGGAAACGGTTGCTGTGGCTCAGTTTCCGAGTGTTGTTGATTGTACTAAATGTGTTTCTGAACTTTTTAGAAAAGGGATCGTTTTGGATGCTGTCGAATTATTGGATGACAATATGATGAGAATTATTAACGAAAGCGGTCTAGTTACTAGAAAATGGGGACAGTTTCCtactttgtttttcaaaattggTGGGCTGAATAAAACAGTTTTGAACGAAGTAGTTAAAGAAGTTACTGCTGTTtctaagaaaaataattgtaaGAACTTTGACTTTGCTAAAAACGAGGATGAgcaaaaagaattatttgatGCAAGAAAAAATGCCTTATACATTATGCTGGCATATGCACAAACAAATATTCATGAAGACGCCAAGATGTGGATTACCGATGTAGCAGTTCCTTTGTCCAAGCTAGCTTCTGTTGTAAAAGAACTTCAAGATATTATCAAAGAATCGCCATTTGAAGGAATGGTTCTGGGACATGTAGGTGATGGTAATTTGCATgctaatttattttatacaCCAGACCAAGTAGATAAATGTCGTGATATAGCTCATGAAATGACTAAAGTTGGTATTGCTAATGAAGGTACCTGTACCGGTGAACATGGTATCGGAAACGGGAAAAGAGATTTATTGGAGTTAGAAGTTGGTCCGGATACAATTTCCACCATGAGAAAAATTAAGTTGGCATTGGATTCAAGAAGAATTTTAAACCCcgataaagtttttaagATTGATCCATTAGATGAAAATCCCTGA
- a CDS encoding putative hydrolase (similar to Saccharomyces cerevisiae YDR444W | putative hydrolase acting on ester bonds), which translates to MTSLLEVKSSQSSVTKKSFLSTKSVKLNHKHSKNIYFEDKDTVKCGELFRYKVKIFKSGISKDESFHIQFKNEESIILLPVYLTGPYTFYVDVRPFNYDENEPFSENIYFAPNVKPDEKFKAVLTCNDNSFNEKEDCFEWTIDVISQLAVLTSASLDFKLELYDHKIKPVRADVVKVDKLSTYDIWSMPPKNPDLPVHLVIITHGIFSNIGCDMLCLKDKIEKVASTQPVSSDNIVVRGCMDNIGKSGKGLEYLGTAVAEYILKVVKESKYTIDKISFLGHSLGGPVQAFAIYYIYHHEPHFFDKIEPINFVTLASPMLGVAAELPMYTTIALDFGGLGKTGRDLNFKHRYLIPKDNQSNKPILEIVPQCPIFKKFKNRTVYANVLHDGIVPLRTSALLYLDWYGVDKVFAIFKSEGLAGIRTYKEDRKQSTTGEIPLLTLGNKMKLKKYRRLQILGNEENSGSNNEDDDVKGNLQQISGDVSGSIPDFKPIPKASTFMAAANVLLSALPTENYIKNPDIRTDGILHDRIYYPEELPPAHYTNREIFKKIIYPRDKIYRKEERIARYWQESMQWRKVLVVLKPDSHNNIIVRRRFINLFGNVVIDHAAKTHFAYV; encoded by the coding sequence ATGACTTCATTACTTGAAGTTAAATCTTCTCAATCTTCggtaacaaaaaaatcatttttatctaCCAAAAGCGTTAAGCTGAACCATAAGCATTccaaaaacatatatttcGAAGATAAAGATACTGTTAAATGCGGTGAATTATTTAGATACAAAGTCAAGATATTTAAGAGCGGTATTTCTAAAGATGAATCGTTTCATATACagtttaaaaatgaagaatctataattttattacctGTTTATTTAACTGGTCCTTATACTTTTTATGTTGATGTTAGGCCTTTTAATTATGACGAAAATGAACCATTCagtgaaaatatttatttcgCGCCAAATGTCAAACCagatgaaaaatttaaagctGTTTTAACTTGCAACgataattcttttaatgaaaaGGAGGATTGCTTTGAATGGACCATAGACGTTATATCTCAACTGGCTGTTTTGACATCTGCATCTTTGGATTTTAAATTAGAATTATATGATCACAAGATTAAACCAGTGAGGGCTGATGTGGTAAAAGTGGATAAACTAAGCACTTATGATATTTGGTCTATGCCACCCAAAAACCCAGATTTGCCTGTACATCTAGTGATTATTACACACGgaattttttctaatatagGGTGTGATATGTTATGcttaaaagataaaattgaaaaagtaGCAAGTACTCAGCCGGTATCCTCAGATAATATTGTCGTTCGAGGCTGTATGGATAATATTGGTAAATCGGGCAAAGGATTAGAATATTTGGGCACCGCTGTGGCggaatatattttgaaagtGGTTAAAGAAAGCAAATATACTATAGATAAGATTTCCTTTCTAGGACACTCGTTGGGTGGACCTGTTCAAGCTTTTGCAATttactatatatatcatcATGAACCTCATTTTTTCGACAAGATTGAGCCGATAAATTTTGTAACTCTAGCCAGTCCAATGTTAGGTGTGGCTGCTGAGCTACCAATGTACACTACAATTGCCTTGGATTTTGGTGGACTGGGTAAAACAGGAAGAGATTTGAATTTTAAGCATAGGTATTTGATTCCAAAGGATAATCAAAGCAATAAACCCATCTTAGAGATTGTTCCTCAGTGtcccatttttaaaaaattcaagAATCGTACAGTCTATGCCAATGTTCTACATGATGGTATTGTTCCATTAAGAACTTCtgctttattatatttggaCTGGTATGGTGTAGATAAAGTGTTTgcaatatttaaaagtgAAGGTTTGGCTGGTATTCGTACATACAAGGAAGATCGGAAACAATCAACTACGGGAGAAATCCCACTTTTAACTCTGGGCAATAAAATGAAGCTGAAAAAATACAGAAGGCTACAAATTCTTGGCAATGAAGAAAATAGTGGCAGTAacaatgaagatgatgatgtaAAGGGGAACTTACAGCAAATATCTGGAGATGTCTCTGGTTCTATTCCGGACTTTAAACCAATACCAAAGGCTTCCACATTTATGGCAGCTGCAAATGTTTTGTTATCAGCTTTACCTACggaaaattatataaaaaatccAGATATCAGAACAGATGGTATTTTACATGATAGAATATATTATCCGGAAGAATTACCACCAGCGCATTATACTAATAGGgagatttttaaaaagattatATACCCTAGAGATAAAATATACAGGAAAGAGGAAAGAATAGCAAGGTATTGGCAAGAATCAATGCAATGGAGAAAAGTATTGGTAGTTTTGAAACCCGATtctcataataatattatagtTCGTAGAAGGTTCATTAATTTGTTTGGAAATGTTGTTATAGATCATGCAGCTAAAACCCATTTTGCATatgtttaa
- a CDS encoding glycosyltransferase family 15 protein (similar to Saccharomyces cerevisiae YDR483W | KRE2 | Killer toxin REsistant (paralog of YPL053C | KTR6)), which yields MIKGESDDSYNNLITSVSNQINSLYNDYITKLYEYNNSTSEALDAMEEDNKVKATFFCLVRESEIDSLLPTIRTIQTRFNNKFGYPWIFVSDEEFSDNFKEIIRDKIPQNVSFGVIPKEHWSYPDWIDQKKAEEIRNDKSMSGIPYFNSESYRHMCRYESGFFYRHPLLNGYEYYWRVEPDTQIFCDLDYDVFQWMKDNDKKYGFTLTMREFPATIPSLWSSTQTFLKENPQYIAEDNLLNFISNDEGKTYNMCHFWTNFEIAAIDFWESEAYSKYFEFLDHNGGFFYERWGDAPVHSIAVSYFLNKDKIHFFQEIGYYHKPNLNCPYDIDIWKHYNCSCIRQNDFTHRKYSCGNRYFDVQGLRKPDGWDKMAAI from the coding sequence ATGATTAAAGGGGAAAGTGATGATAgctataataatttaatcaCGTCAGTTTCTAACCAAATAAATTCGCTGTACAATGATTACATTACTAAATTATATGAATACAACAATAGTACCAGCGAAGCATTAGATGCGATGGAGGAGGATAATAAAGTTAAGGCCACTTTTTTCTGTTTAGTTAGAGAAAGCGAAATTGATAGTTTATTGCCGACTATTAGAACAATACAAACTAGGTTTAATAACAAGTTCGGATATCCATGGATATTTGTTAGTGATGAAGAATTTTCTGACAATTTCAAAGAAATTATACGTGATAAAATCCCACAAAATGTTAGTTTTGGTGTGATTCCTAAAGAACATTGGTCTTATCCAGACTGGATAGATCAAAAAAAGGCAGAAGAAATCAGAAATGACAAGAGTATGAGTGGAATACCCTATTTTAATTCAGAATCTTATAGACACATGTGTAGATACGAAAGTGGATTTTTTTACAGACATCCCTTATTAAACGGTTATGAATATTATTGGAGGGTGGAGCCTGATACTCAAATTTTTTGCGATTTAGACTATGATGTTTTCCAGTGGATGAAGGATAAcgataaaaaatatgggTTTACATTAACAATGAGAGAATTTCCTGCTACTATTCCAAGTCTATGGAGCAGCACCCAAACTTTTCTTAAGGAAAATCCACAATATATCGCTGaagataatttattaaattttattagtaATGATGAAGGGAAAACCTACAACATGTGTCATTTTTGGactaattttgaaattgcTGCAATAGATTTTTGGGAGAGTGAAGCTtattccaaatattttgagTTTTTGGACCACAATGGCGGGTTTTTCTATGAAAGATGGGGTGATGCGCCAGTGCACTCCATTGCGGTTTcgtattttttaaataaagataagATCCATTTTTTCCAGGAAATTGGTTACTACCATAAACCTAATTTAAACTGCCCGTACGATATTGACATTTGGAAACATTACAATTGCTCCTGTATCAGGCAAAATGATTTCACTCATAGGAAATATTCTTGTGGGAATAGATATTTTGACGTCCAAGGATTACGCAAGCCAGATGGTTGGGATAAGATGGCGGCtatatga
- the AIM2 gene encoding protein AIM2 (similar to Saccharomyces cerevisiae YAL049C | AIM2 | Altered Inheritance rate of Mitochondria): MASNPPGACCFQGFKHEGTPVGKYEELFGLETYVTGSSKENKYIVILGDVFGIKLANCLLIADQLAQSGYTVLYPDILNGDIVDIDNKASVDFAAWIAKHDVSITKPIVDSFMSKVKETYKPKFLGVIGYCFGAKYVIQQLNKETGLADCGAIAHPSFVTMDEVAVIDKPLLISAAENDHIFPSNLRHDTEDKLKELGVRYQIDLFGGVSHGFAARGDPNDPVVKYAKEKALLDQIYWFNYFSGITATKDSTGCGSCECKK, encoded by the coding sequence atggCTTCTAATCCTCCAGGTGCTTGTTGCTTCCAAGGTTTTAAACACGAAGGTACTCCAGTTGGTAAGTACGAAGAGCTTTTTGGCTTGGAGACTTATGTTACCGGCAGCTccaaagaaaacaaatatattgttattttaggGGATGTTTTTGGAATTAAATTAGCTAATTGCTTATTGATTGCCGACCAATTGGCTCAAAGTGGATACACTGTTCTATATCCTGATATTTTGAATGGCGATATTGTTGATATAGACAATAAGGCCTCAGTTGATTTTGCAGCTTGGATAGCTAAACACGATGTTTCGATTACCAAGCCAATCGTTGATTCTTTTATGAGTAAAGTTAAAGAAACTTATAAGCCCAAGTTTTTGGGTGTTATTGGCTATTGTTTCGGTGCTAAGTATGTTATTCAACAATTGAACAAGGAGACTGGTTTAGCTGATTGTGGTGCTATTGCACATCCATCGTTTGTTACTATGGATGAAGTTGCTGTTATTGATAAGCCATTGTTGATTTCTGCTGCTGAAAATGATCATATTTTCCCCAGCAACTTAAGACATGATACTGAGGACAAATTAAAGGAACTCGGTGTCAGATATCAAATTGACTTGTTTGGTGGGGTAAGTCACGGTTTTGCTGCTAGAGGTGATCCAAATGATCCTGTTGTTAAGTATGCCAAAGAAAAGGCTTTATTGGACCAAATTTATTGGTTTAACTATTTTAGTGGTATTACTGCTACAAAAGATTCAACTGGTTGTGGTTCTTGTGAATGCAAGAAATAG
- a CDS encoding transient receptor potential ion channel family protein (similar to Saccharomyces cerevisiae YAL053W | FLC2 | FLavin Carrier (paralog of YOR365C | putative protein of unknown function)): MRLIPFYTLLIVLISQLCSYILAQQDTTTTPNTNTDTTTTNTNTDTTTTTNTNTDTTNTATTSTSTSSSSSSTSNSTSSSVSDANARHLRTSSLLTCMQNSKFTATLFDVAFYPGNNSVVFDIEATTTIASKVKLEIEVIAYGLNIIQKSMDLCSLKVDSICPLSAGRIDVSGSYTINSDIVKQIPGVAYTIPDLDASVRVLVYDTDDDDDTSALACVEAILSNGKTVQTKYAAWPIAAVSGLGVLTSGFISVMGQSLTAAHIASNSISLFVYFQNLAITAMMAVSRVPPIAAAWTQNFQWSMGIINVEFMQKILKWYVQSTSGTSLNIIPYQDVLSISVQKKRKRSSYVLAKNIFDSLSKRAVSLSSSVSDNIFDDSSLYTENEKNATAVASKILLLRGIEAVAFKAGIELSNVFLTGIVFLLFFIFCIVVGLIFFKSLVELFFRTGIMNSQTSKFFEYRRAWGSIIKGTLYRVAIIAFPQVTLLTIWEFTEFDSVACIVDAIVLLAIFVILLSYGSIKVIRRGFESSKLYKNPAYLLYGDANFLNKFGFLYVQFKADMYWWLLPLLSYSLLRSIFVAVLQQQGKAQALIIFIIEIIYLAVLCWKRPYMDKRTNAFNICIHVINSLNSLFFLFFSTLFGQPQVVSSVMAVVLFVLNAVFALFLLIFTIVTCCLALLHRNPDTRYQPMKDDRVSFIPRVMTNDDGTVAVELKNLGKVAMTTNETEDQLAERNNAFIKHNNMSSRKLLLDEEEGEQELTREKSSDDLSIIHTLDDSNSTFSSRQLPTSAISGFTNTHGNSSRSTQDAYQNFTSYSNFQNNNNNNNNNNNSYRGHN; the protein is encoded by the coding sequence ATGAGATTAATACCTTTTTACACTTTACTTATAGTACTAATATCCCAATTATGTTCGTATATACTAGCACAACAAGATACCACCACTACACCGAATACTAATACCGATACAACCACCACCAATACAAATACCGATAcaaccaccaccaccaatACAAATACCGACACAACAAACACTGCTACAACTTCTACATCTACCTCCTCTTCGTCATCTTCTACTTCCAACTCTACTTCCAGCAGCGTTTCTGATGCTAATGCACGTCATTTAAGAACATCGTCTTTATTAACGTGTATGCAAAATTCGAAATTTACTGCCACTCTATTTGATGTTGCATTTTATCCTGGAAATAACTCCGTCGTTTTTGATATAGAAGCCACTACCACTATTGCAAGCAAAGTTAAACTTGAAATAGAAGTTATTGCTTATggtttaaatattatacaaaaGTCTATGGACCTATGCTCTTTAAAGGTGGATAGTATTTGTCCTTTGAGTGCTGGCAGAATTGATGTTAGCGGTAGTTATACCATCAATAGTGATATTGTTAAACAAATTCCAGGTGTTGCCTATACCATTCCTGATTTGGATGCCAGTGTCAGAGTTTTGGTTTATGATACagatgatgacgatgataCTTCCGCGTTAGCCTGCGTAGAAGCTATTTTAAGCAATGGGAAAACTGTTCAAACAAAATATGCAGCATGGCCAATTGCTGCTGTTTCAGGTTTGGGTGTTTTGACTAGTGGATTTATCTCCGTTATGGGCCAGTCGTTAACAGCTGCTCATATTGCATCTAATTCGAtttctttgtttgtttattttcaaaacttgGCTATAACAGCCATGATGGCAGTTTCACGTGTTCCACCTATTGCAGCTGCGTGGACCCAAAATTTCCAATGGTCAATGGGCATAATTAATGTTGAATTTAtgcaaaaaattttaaaatggtATGTTCAAAGTACCAGTGGTACTTCcttaaatattattccaTACCAGGATGTACTATCCATTTCTgttcaaaaaaagaggaagagaTCCAGTTATGTCTTGgccaaaaatatttttgattctCTTTCAAAAAGAGCGGTTTCTTTGAGCAGCTCTGTCAGcgataatatttttgatgatAGTTCCTTGTATactgaaaatgaaaaaaacgCTACTGCTGTTGCGTCGaaaattttacttttaagGGGTATTGAAGCAGTAGCCTTTAAAGCTGGTATAGAATTATCGAATGTTTTCTTAACAGGCAttgtctttttattattttttattttttgtattgttgttggactgattttttttaaaagtctGGTTGagttattttttagaaCAGGCATTATGAATTCTCAAActtccaaattttttgaatatagGCGGGCCTGGGGAAGTATTATTAAGGGAACTTTATACAGAGTGGCTATTATTGCTTTCCCACAAGTTACTCTTTTAACTATTTGGGAATTCACTGAATTTGATAGTGTTGCTTGTATTGTTGATGCAATTGTATTGTTGGCCATCTTTGTTATATTGCTATCTTATGGATCGATAAAGGTTATTAGAAGAGGTTTTGAATCATCAAAGTTATATAAGAACCCTGCTTACTTATTGTATGGAGATGCtaattttttgaacaaATTCGGTTTTCTTTATGTTCAATTTAAAGCAGACATGTATTGGTGGCTACTTCCATTATTGTCTTATTCTTTATTAAGATCTATTTTTGTTGCCGttttacaacaacaagGCAAAGCACAGgctttaattattttcattattgaaattatatatttggcAGTTTTGTGTTGGAAAAGACCATACATGGACAAGCGGACCAATGCTTTTAATATCTGTATTCACGTTATTAATTCCCTGAacagtttattttttttattcttcaGCACTTTGTTCGGCCAACCACAAGTTGTCTCTTCTGTAATGGCTGTcgttttatttgttttaaacgCCGTTTTcgctttatttttattgatattcaCGATAGTTACATGCTGTTTGGCATTACTACACAGAAACCCAGACACTAGATACCAACCAATGAAAGATGATCGGGTTTCCTTTATACCAAGAGTCATGACTAACGATGATGGTACCGTTGCTGTcgaattaaaaaacttgGGTAAAGTTGCAATGACAACTAATGAAACAGAAGATCAATTAGCCGAAAGAAATAACGCATTTATAAAGCATAATAATATGAGTAGTAGAAAATTATTACTTgacgaagaagaaggagaacAGGAATTAACTCGTGAAAAATCCTCCGATGATCTGAGTATTATACATACATTGGACGATTCAAATAGCACTTTTAGTTCCAGACAACTGCCAACAAGTGCCATATCGGGATTCACTAACACTCATGGGAACAGTAGCAGATCTACACAAGATGCATATCAGAATTTTACATCTTATTCCAACTTtcaaaacaataacaataacaacaacaacaataataatagttataGAGGacataattaa
- the ACS1 gene encoding acetate--CoA ligase 1 (similar to Saccharomyces cerevisiae YAL054C | ACS1 | Acetyl CoA Synthetase), which produces MSPSAIFEKKNIIPEQNDKNIGNSGENLIFKIKGKQANEEENISSLPDDTCKQVFENEHLTNVEMFTQKSIKDRTANTPYPGPYIANLEQYRALYKASVENPKKFFGDHANKLLNWFRPFDEVYIPGDDGLPTFENNAWFLNGQLNACYNCVDKHALESPNKVAIIYEADEPNEGYSLTYKELFEQVCQVAQVLKYSMGVKKGDTVAVYMPMIPQALVTLMAIIRLGAIHSVVFAGFSSHSLRDRINDAQSKVVITTDESKRGSKVIETKKIVDDALKETPQVEKVLVFKRTGNPNINHVDGRDLDYEEERVKYNTYTPCEPVDSEHPLFLLYTSGSTGTPKGVQHSTAGFLLGAQMTMQYSFDTHKDDVFFTAGDIGWITGHTYCVYGPLLVGCATVVFEGTPAYPNYSRYWDIVDKYKCTQFYVAPTALRLLKRAGDKFTEGYSLKSLRSLGSVGEPIAAEIWEWYNEKIGKKEIPIIDTYWQTESGSHMITPMAGGVSPMKPGSASFPQFGIVPAILDPNTGKELSNKEGVHVEGVLCCKRPWPSFARTIWKNHDRFLSTYITPYPKHYFTGDGAARDADGFYWILGRVDDVVNVSGHRLSTAEIESALIEEDFVAECAVVGYPDELTGSAVAAFVVLKNKSSWSGASEVELQDIKKHLILTVRKDIGPFAAPKLIVLVDDLPKTRSGKIMRRILRKILAGEADQLGDVSTLSNPEVVRHLIETVKI; this is translated from the coding sequence ATGTCGCCTTCTgcaatttttgaaaaaaaaaatattataccAGAACAGAAtgacaaaaatattggaaacTCCGGAGAAAatctaatttttaaaatcaaggGGAAGCAGGCGAacgaagaagaaaatatttcttctttgcCTGATGACACCTGCAAACAAGTTTTTGAAAACGAGCATTTAACCAACGTTGAAATGTTTACACAAAAATCAATCAAGGATAGAACTGCTAATACACCCTACCCAGGGCCATATATTGCCAATTTGGAGCAGTATCGAGCTTTATACAAGGCCTCGGTggaaaatccaaaaaagtttttcgGTGATCACGCCAATAAATTGTTGAATTGGTTTAGACCATTTGATGAAGTCTACATACCAGGAGACGATGGACTCCCaacttttgaaaataatgcTTGGTTTTTGAATGGCCAATTGAATGCTTGTTACAACTGTGTCGACAAGCATGCTTTGGAAAGTCCTAACAAAGTAGCTATTATTTACGAAGCTGATGAACCAAACGAGGGATATTCCTTAACTTATaaagaattatttgaaCAAGTCTGTCAAGTAGCCCaagttttgaaatattCGATGGGTGTTAAAAAGGGGGATACCGTTGCTGTATATATGCCAATGATCCCACAAGCATTGGTTACTTTAATGGCTATTATTAGGTTAGGTGCTATCCACTCGGTAGTCTTTGCAGGCTTCAGCTCTCATTCTTTGAGAGATCGTATCAATGATGCTCAGTCCAAAGTTGTTATCACCACTGATGAAAGCAAAAGGGGCTCCAAAGTTATTGAAACCAAAAAGATTGTTGATGACGCCTTAAAGGAAACCCCACAAgtagaaaaagttttagtATTTAAAAGGACTGGTAACCCTAACATTAATCATGTGGATGGGAGAGATTTGGATTATGAGGAGGAAAGGGTCAAATACAATACGTATACTCCCTGTGAACCAGTTGATTCTGAGCACccattgtttttgttatacACCAGTGGTTCCACTGGCACCCCAAAGGGTGTTCAGCACTCAACTGCAGGGTTTTTGTTGGGCGCACAGATGACCATGCAGTACTCATTTGATACTCACAAGGATGATGTATTTTTCACCGCTGGTGACATTGGTTGGATCACTGGTCATACTTATTGTGTTTACGGTCCATTATTAGTAGGTTGTGCAACTGTTGTTTTTGAAGGCACGCCTGCCTACCCAAACTATTCTAGATATTGGGATATTGTTGATAAGTACAAGTGCACCCAGTTTTATGTCGCTCCAACTGCCTTGAGATTATTAAAGAGGGCAGGTGACAAGTTTACTGAAGGATATTCTTTGAAGTCATTACGTTCTTTGGGATCTGTTGGTGAACCAATTGCTGCCGAAATTTGGGAATGGTACAACGAAAAAATTGGCAAGAAGGAAATCCCAATCATTGACACTTACTGGCAAACTGAAAGTGGTTCCCATATGATTACTCCAATGGCTGGTGGTGTATCACCAATGAAGCCAGGCTCTGCCTCCTTTCCACAATTTGGTATTGTCCCAGCTATATTGGACCCAAACACCGGTAAAGAGTTGAGCAATAAGGAAGGGGTTCATGTTGAAGGAGTTTTGTGTTGTAAAAGACCATGGCCCTCTTTTGCTCGTACTATTTGGAAGAATCATGATAGATTTTTATCTACTTATATCACCCCATATCCAAAACATTATTTCACTGGTGATGGTGCTGCAAGAGATGCCGATGGCTTCTATTGGATTTTAGGACGTGTTGATGATGTAGTTAATGTTTCTGGACACAGGTTATCCACAGCTGAAATCGAAAGTGCTTTGATTGAAGAAGATTTTGTTGCCGAATGCGCTGTTGTTGGTTATCCTGACGAGTTAACTGGTTCAGCAGTTGCCGcctttgttgttttaaaaaataaatccagTTGGAGCGGTGCCTCTGAAGTAGAATTGcaagatattaaaaaacatttgatTTTGACAGTGCGTAAAGACATTGGTCCTTTTGCTGCACCTAAATTGATCGTTTTGGTTGACGATTTACCTAAAACTAGGAGTGGTAAAATTATGAGACGTATTTTGAGAAAAATATTGGCTGGTGAAGCTGACCAATTAGGTGATGTTTCTACTTTGAGTAACCCTGAAGTTGTTAGGCATTTAATAGAAACAGTTAAAATTTAA